tctttagttttctttagtttcttttattcagatcctaactttcgttattggttcttgattaggttattgaaacttaagttctttcttggtaagtttcttcttgatggtttagtttccacattcattatttattctttagaaatactcaccatttgtattgttggttttaggagtgttccaaatcccgtccttattCTCATATCTCGGTGttgataaggaaaataggatagattttatgtgcttatatgttatgttatgttatgatatgatatgttatgtgtttatgctatgatatgtatatgtatgatatgttttagttcttgggtatatgttttctttagataacaagcatataatttgtttagataacaagtcccaatagtatattccttgggcatatgatttgtttagataacaagccccataaatttatatgacttgtttagataactagccctgtagaattatgggcatatgattgcctagcttgcaagccccaagatgtatgatgggcattgtaatagatgttttttgtagccatatgttttatagtgtatgcttatgatatatgatatatgttttagatagtcttatgttcttttatagtatttgatgtagtcttatgcttatgtttacgatgtatgttttgtttttagtagattttccttcctgggcattaggctcattcatttattttagtgtgatgcaggaaaatgattatggaggcggaaggattcttggtagcattgcatgtgtgttgaggatgaatggaatggatgggttgcgtgtcgatcgaggatgacgtttatttagtcttttgaaatatgtctcttttgtaattccgcattcaaCTTTTTTTGAACTTatttttaaagctatgttttatgttttgtaaacaatgggatcccataccatatcacattatattttacatttttaataaagacatgttatttcttatattttgggttttcaataaaggcatgttatttcttatgtttgtatcgaaatagtagctatgtctagaagttttaatggtccaaggtcttagaaatagttgggtcattacacatgaaTCTCACAAATCTCTCAAGCACAAGATGGATCTCTCTAAAGACCAGAACCTTCTTTTTATCTTGGAGTGATTTCACTTCTCTGCTTGTTGTAAGTCTCTACCGGTCTATCTCTTGGCagtgcatatatatatagagagagagagagcaagagaGACAGAGAGGGAGAGAGATAAGTTGAGTTGATGTAGCTGAGAGAGGTTGGAAGTTGAAGTCTTAGAAAAGTCTGTTATAAATCTGTTTTTGCTGAGTTGTAGAGTAACtgaatcttatttttaatttatgtgTAATCTTGACTTATGAGTGGATTTAAACAACAAAATTCCACCTAAATCCATTCATGAGCCACTAGGCATAGTGCAATATCCTCTGAGGGTCCTAACTCGAGATGGGTATAGACTCATCCACCCTTATCGATCCCTAGTAAGTTCATGCAGTGAATGAACTTACTAAGGGATACAATCTTGGTTCCCATATCTGCTGGATTATCATCAGTAGGCACCTTGTTAATCTGAACTGTTCCCTGTGTCACTTTGTCTCTGATGAAGTGATATTTTATTTCAACATGTTTAGTCCTGTCATGAAAGACAGGATTTTTACACAAGTGTATACCAATTTGGCTGTCCGAGTAGACTGTAGGTGTATTTAGCAGTAGTCTGAGTTCCTCCATAAGTCCCCTAATCCAAATAGCTTCCTTTATGGCCTCTGTAATAGCTATATATTCTGATTTTGTAGTAGAAAGAGCAATCACAGGTTGTAGTTGAACCCTCCAACTGACACAGTTTCCACCAATTAGGAAGTAATAAGCTGAAGTTGAGTTCTTATTGTCTCTATCTCCTGCATAACCAGCATCACTGTAACCCTCTATTGTAGGTCTTGAATCTTGTTTCTTA
The genomic region above belongs to Humulus lupulus chromosome 1, drHumLupu1.1, whole genome shotgun sequence and contains:
- the LOC133813026 gene encoding secreted RxLR effector protein 161-like encodes the protein MKNVPYSNAVRSIMYLMVCTRPDLAYVISVLSKYISNLGREHWNAMKWVFRYLIKSMDVGLKFKKQDSRPTIEGYSDAGYAGDRDNKNSTSAYYFLIGGNCVSWRVQLQPVIALSTTKSEYIAITEAIKEAIWIRGLMEELRLLLNTPTVYSDSQIGIHLCKNPVFHDRTKHVEIKYHFIRDKVTQGTVQINKVPTDDNPADMGTKIVSLSKFIHCMNLLGIDKGG